Genomic window (Juglans microcarpa x Juglans regia isolate MS1-56 chromosome 2S, Jm3101_v1.0, whole genome shotgun sequence):
GAAAGGTAGAAGAAACCGTGTAGGCTATGTGGAGTCCACTACCATTGCCTACTGCAACTATGTCATTTTTTTGGTATGGTTGTTGCAAGATTAGCTTATTCAAGTCTGCAACAATATGCTTGTTAGCTCCGCTATCCACAAGCCATTCTTTAATTGTCTTCATGCATATAATTTAATTGGGCAGCCATAGCAGCAACTTCACTTGGTGAATGGTGACCTTGGAATGCATAGTCCATGCGGTGGAAGCAATCGAGAGCTTGATGATTGTTTCTACCACATATTTGACAAGGGACATGATTAGTGATAGTAGTACTTTGTCCAAAATTTGGCTTACCTTGGGCTATAGGATGATAAATCTTCTTTGAGTTTGAGCCTTTGGTTGTAGAGGAGTATTTGTGCTGGTTGTGATGCGCTTCCATACTTCTACTTATTTGATGGTTTCTGTGAGTAGAGTGCAAAGGAGCcagatgagttgttttgattatcCAGCATCTGTTCAAAGCTGAACAATTCCGATTAAAATTCCTCCAAGGTCATGGAGGTTTCCCTTGTGGGGAAGGAAAATGAGGTTTCAAAAGTATTATAGTGAGAGTTGAGGCCTCTTAAAATGTAGAAGATTAAGTCTTCATCTTTTATTGGCTTGCCAACGATAGCTAGTTGATTAGTAAGGGACTTTGCAACACGAACAAACTGTTCCCTTGGCAGAAATTTTGCAATTGGCGACACAAATGATTGATGTGAGATCGATATGAAGAGGCATATCGATTTGCCAATGCAGACCACATCTGTCGTGAGCTATTTAGCCCATAGACAGTAGAGATTACTTTCTCAGACAGTGTGGAGATAAATCAACTCAGAATATACTGATCATCTTTTTTTCCCAAATGGTGAAAATAGGATTGAGATTCGATTGGGTTTGATCATACTCCTTTGTGTCAGGCACATATTGATACTCAGGTGGGCATGGCTCTGTGCCATCAACAATGCCCAACAGGCCATTTGATCGCAAAATGGGTAGAAACTGACATACCCACATCATGTAGCTTGTATCATCCAACTTAATATTTGCAGGGTGTGTGATGCTAGGAAGAGAAAGGCTAGTAAGAGAGATTAGTGATTAGTGATAGGTTGTTGGAGGATGTCATGGATAGAAAATGGTGTGAACCTGGCGGCTCTAGTTCCAAGTAAGGAAGTATGAAACTTTGAATTTGACAGAATGATTCTCTGTTTGCATTGATGAGAATATAAAGATTTTACATGATAAGATAATGAGTACAACAAATGATGTTTACAAAGGCTATGTGCTATATAAGTTACAAACTTCATTCTATAATTATCCAATGATCACTATCTTCTGTTGCTATATTTTTTGAGCTGATAAGTGTTGGAACTGATCTTGAGTTTGTTGCTGTACTGTTGATAAGTCTTGGAGTCGTGGCAGTGGTTTTGAGGTTGAATGTTTGAGTTTGAGCAGGATCCATAACACTTTGGACCTCCCTTCTCTGGCTAAAGTACCTCGGTTTTGCGTACTAGGTATGATGTGTACCAACCCATTTGGATCGTCGAGCTTCCCCGTAACCCGGAGTAACATCTCTAATGAGAATGAAACCAGCTAAAGATCATGGTACTCGGAACTGAAAATGGAAACCAATTTTTGTTGTGCTAAATCTGGAAACACCATTCACTTCTATAAATCACAAAGGTTCTGTTACTacacaacttatatatattgattttaggTGGAGTTTGGAACTCTACATGTGTTTGTATCCAAGGCATCTATCGTAAGAGTTGCCTGAGTAAAAGTAAGTACTTGTCTCAACCTCTTTACCCAAATCCAATTACTTGGCTGCTTGTTCCAGGATTGGAGCTTTAATCCAAGTCTCCTCAAGCCCACTGGTTTGCAGCGGTGGCAATGAAAAAACGCTAACAGTTGAGCTCCCACTCCGAATTTCCTTCAAAACCCGCAGCGCTGAGATAGTGCTCTTCATGTATAAGCTCTTCATATACACGATCTCAGCAAATTCCTTTGGCATTCTGAGCATGTCATCATTCTTGGTAGTATCCGAAGTTGCCGCTGGATCACACGCATCATCCCTATTGGCTGGCGAGGTCGTCGTCAGAGCCTGGAGATCATTCATGGGGAAGAGGCGCTCCAGCATTGCCTCGCACTCCTTGACAAGCTTGTTGAGCAGGTCGGTGGTGAAGAAGGGCTCTTGCAAGACCTTCTGAATGAAGGGTAAGCGAATGAGAGCACCTGTTCTTTTGTCATACTTCTTCAGTATCTTCACCAATCCTGTTTATCATAGCATGCATGTCAATTAGTGAGCATGCGCATGCCTCCAAAAAGCTGTAACATTTCTAAGCCTCTATTTCATAAACGTGACGACTTCTAATACAAGAATATTCATCAAACCAAACTTTAAAGAAAAAGCAATAAGCATATAGATGGATTAGATAAATACAGGGTGGGCCATAAAAATGCATGCCATATGAGTGGCCGGGTCTCTTCAAACTCTCTGGTTTGATTTCAagactaaaatctaaaattttgaaaatctctcgtatcatcattataatttttctaaattcataaaaatgcatgccaTATGAGTGGTCAGGTCTCTTCAAAGTCTCTAgtttgctttcaagactaaaatccaaaattttgaaaatctctcatatcatcgttacaacttttctaaatttctatataaaataaaataaacaattcaactttttcaaatctcaaaataaaaataatattaaaaaatatattctaacaatattttattcaactttttaactttaatctcaactcatcatatctcatctctaaaaacaaacaagttaTTCATGCAGAATTTGTACATTTAAGACTTATATAAATTAGgtttttagttaatattttccCCTCATCTTTCCTTATTATTAAAAGAAcataaacaaaaagacaaaaaaatgaaaaggaaaatatttttaccacaaatgaattacacaaaaataaatccacaaactgatATGCTTGgcttgatatgatacgttaaattataaaattaattttattataaagtagatcgaAACCACACCAGTTTGTAACGAGCTGTTTACCttgtgtaatatttttttttatgttta
Coding sequences:
- the LOC121253255 gene encoding SPX domain-containing protein 1-like, whose product is MKFGKSLSNQIEEALPEWRDKFLSYKELKKKLKLLEPKGGDRPTKRSRVEAAESTPGNGPNTSIDEKQSMSKEEIDFERLLENELEKFNTFFVEKEEEYIIRLKELQDRVAKAKDCNEEMMILWKETVDFHGEMVLLENYSALNYTGLVKILKKYDKRTGALIRLPFIQKVLQEPFFTTDLLNKLVKECEAMLERLFPMNDLQALTTTSPANRDDACDPAATSDTTKNDDMLRMPKEFAEIVYMKSLYMKSTISALRVLKEIRSGSSTVSVFSLPPLQTSGLEETWIKAPILEQAAK